TACGTAGGTCTCTGCCATGGACGCCCCCTATGAGCGAAGAAGTCGGCCGACGACGAAGCCGGCGATCGCGGCCACCACCAGCGTCTGCAGCGGGCTCTCGCGCACGTGCTCCTCGAAGCCGCCCTGCAGGTCGCGCACTCCACGGGCCGCTCCCTGCGCGGCGCCGCCCACCCCCGCCAGCCGTCCCTCGCCCTCGGGGTCGAACATGCCCGAGATGCGGTTGCCGGCGGCCGACAGCCCGCCCGCCACCGAGCCACCCAGCGCGCCGGCGCGGTCCTTCACGGCATCCACCACCTCGCCGACCCTCTCGCGCACCGTGTCCAGCGCGCCGCCGCCCTCGCCGCCGCCCAGGTAGCGCACCACCCAGTCGTGGTGCCGCTCCTCGTCCAACGCGTTCTGGTCCACCACGCGCTTCACATAGGTGGGCCAGGCGTTGGCGGTGCGGGCGTACGCGTCGTACTTGCCGCGCACCATCGCCTCGTTGGTGCGCCAGGCGATGAGGATGCCCTTGTCGCCCGCGAGTGCGCCGACGCTCTGCAGCGCCTCCTTGAGCGGCCCCGTGTCGTGCGGCTCGTTCCTGGGCACGCCGCCCAGCTCGCGGATCAGCTCGTTGAGCGACAGGATGTGGCGCTCATGGTCGCGGCGGAAGCCGGCGATCTGCATGGCGGCGTCGCGGTCCTGCAGCTTCTCCATGGCGATCTCGTACGCGCCCACCGCGTCGTGGTCCAGCTGAAGGAGGTCGTTGAGGCCCTCCAGCACGTCCGCGATGATCGCGGCGTGGGTGCCAAGACCAGTCGTTTCCATGTCCACGGTCCTCCTTGCCTGGGTTGACAGAAGCAGCGTTGCGCCGTGCCGTCGCGCACCCGGAGGGCCTCGCCGGCCCCTCCCGTCCGTCGCGGTCCCCGCCGCTCGCCTGGCGTGCGGGGAGAGCCCTGGCGCTATGCACACTCCATTCCAGCGGGCGCCGTACCGCGGGACCCCGCGCCGCGCCTGGACATCCGCCGCTCGCCCCGCTCTGGGCGGGCTCGCCGGGCTCCGGATTTGCGATTGCGGGCGGTGACGGCGCGGCCGCCCGGCGCGTCCTCCCAAGCGGGGGCGCGCGGCCGTGGGCGCCCGCGACAACGACACGCATCCAGGAGTCCTGAACCATGAGACGAATCGTCCGCGGCACGCTGCTCGCCGCCTTCGCACTGCTCCCGGCCTGCGCCTCGCTCGGTTCGCTGGGCCAGATCCTCCAGCCGCTCAGCTTCCAGGTGGACCACGGGCAGCAGGCGCAGCTCCGTCTGGTGGGCCCCTCCTTGGGCAACCCGCTGGGCGGCGCGGGAATCCGCCTGTTCGCGCGGGTGCGCAACCCCAACCCGCTGGGCCTCACGCTCAGCCGCATCCAGGGCGGGCTCTCGCTGGAGGGCCACCAGGCCGCCAACGTCAACTTCCCGCTCGGCCTCCCTCTCTCCGCCGGGCAGGAGACGGTGATCCCGCTGGACATCACGGTGAGCTTCTCGCAGCTGGGCGGCCTGGCGGACGTGGCGAGCAAGGCCCTTCGCGGCTCCCCCATCCAGTACCGCCTGGACGGCAACTTCGCCGTGGACGCCGGCCCCCTCGGCCAGCCCAGCTTCGGCCCGATGACGCTGCTGGAAGGGAACCTGGCCGTCACGCGATAGATCGCGGATGGTCGAACGACGGCAGGACGATAGGATGGTAGATGCGAAAACGGAGCGGCCGATGTGGGCGCTCCGTTTCCATTTGCGCTCGGCGGGGGTACCCCTCGCCAGCCCCTCCGCCGCAAGCGGGCAACGGGGAGCTATATCAGGGCACGATTGATGGTTACGCTCAGAAAGGCTAGACCTCCTCCGTCCGATCAGCCCTCACCACGCGCACTTCTGGTCTCCCCTCCCCCAGGCAGTTTTGGGGGAGGGGCCGGGGGAGGGGGCCCTTTTCGCCCACACGCACGAAGGGGAGCGGCGTGGGCCGCTCCCCTTCTGTTTGCCCAGCGTCGGGCGAGGTGTCTCGGTTGTGCGGGCCCCGCGGGGGCTCAGGCTTCGCCGGCCTCGCGGATGGCGCCGGCCAGGATGCCCACGGCGCGCGAGCACGAGTGGCAGTAGAGCGCCGCGGCGTACTCGCCCTCCGGGTCGGTCACGGAGGCGAAGCCGTTGGGGTCGATCTCGGGCTCGATGAAGGCGAGGACCTCCACCTGGTCCGGGCCGCACAGGGGGCACGGGACGTTCGAGGGGTCCTTCCGGTACGCCATGAGAAGCTCGAGCGCCTCGGCGTCGGAGAACGGACCCTTGGGCTGCGGAAGCGCCTCGCCGATTTCGCGGATGATTCGGTTCATCTGGTCCTCCTCTATAGATGGCCCGGTGAGCGCCCGTGCGCCCGCGGTTTTCCGATCTTCCTCGTGTGTACAGCCCCATTTGCAAGCGCCGGGCCATTCCAAGTCGCGCCACCACCGCCACTTGCAGAGAATGGACGCGAGACACACTTTCCGACCTTAATAGCATAACGGACTTATTCCATGCGCATCGTGCTGCTTCCAAGACGCGGGCCGAGCCCCAGTTTTGAAAAATTCCCCGTCCAGGTGATCACAGTTTTCTTTCGCGTTGTGCGGTACATTGCCGTGATGAGCCCGAGGTGATATTGCCGTTTGAGGGCGCGGCTCTGAGCGAACCGATGCGCCCACCTATTCTGTGATCCTGCCTGAGCAAGTCGGACAGAGGCAGATCGGGAATAGGAGCGCGCTCACGCTCTTTATACGTCGATGCGCACGAGACCGGTACGAGGCGCTGGCGGCTTGCTCGTTGTGTCGACCGACGGTAGCGGCGCGGGCGGAAAGCGGAGTGGGAGGACGAATGCCCGACGCCCCGTCCAGTTGCTGGACAGGGCGTCGATGGTTGAGCCGGGGAGAGGCTGGCGGGCGAGAGGGCTGGCGGCCCCAACCGCTGTACCCAAAACAAGATGTGCGGAGCGAGACCGGCGGCGGTTTGCCGGGCTCGCTCCGGGGTGGGGAGACCCCGGACGAAGGCGGGCCAGGCAGTATCGGCCCGCCGGAGGAGGAGGCTCCCCACCCCCGCATAGGAGACCGGCGGCAGGCAGTATCGCCGCCGGGCTCCGGAGCGGTCCGCCGCGACGGGATCATCGGTCCGCCGCTGGTTCGCCGTCCGTAGCGCCCCGGCGAATCAGTGCGCGGCCGCCTGACCCTCGGCCGATGCCGGAGCGCCCGCCGTCCTCCCCGGAAGAGGAGGCGAGCCGGGCATGAGCGTGCGGTCGAAGAGCGCCAGGATGCGCCGGTACTCGTCGGTCCACGAGTCCGGCCGCGCGAAGGTGTGGTCCTCCACCGGG
This is a stretch of genomic DNA from Longimicrobiaceae bacterium. It encodes these proteins:
- a CDS encoding ferritin-like domain-containing protein; this encodes METTGLGTHAAIIADVLEGLNDLLQLDHDAVGAYEIAMEKLQDRDAAMQIAGFRRDHERHILSLNELIRELGGVPRNEPHDTGPLKEALQSVGALAGDKGILIAWRTNEAMVRGKYDAYARTANAWPTYVKRVVDQNALDEERHHDWVVRYLGGGEGGGALDTVRERVGEVVDAVKDRAGALGGSVAGGLSAAGNRISGMFDPEGEGRLAGVGGAAQGAARGVRDLQGGFEEHVRESPLQTLVVAAIAGFVVGRLLRS
- a CDS encoding LEA type 2 family protein, translating into MRRIVRGTLLAAFALLPACASLGSLGQILQPLSFQVDHGQQAQLRLVGPSLGNPLGGAGIRLFARVRNPNPLGLTLSRIQGGLSLEGHQAANVNFPLGLPLSAGQETVIPLDITVSFSQLGGLADVASKALRGSPIQYRLDGNFAVDAGPLGQPSFGPMTLLEGNLAVTR